Proteins from a genomic interval of Rosa chinensis cultivar Old Blush chromosome 2, RchiOBHm-V2, whole genome shotgun sequence:
- the LOC112189195 gene encoding mitogen-activated protein kinase kinase 5 codes for MSTRSICESPSSSKRQHWTKKLRNKIRSMLSIHQRSVPQPPRPVPTSAPTEELPINFLEPERAINSYLNQGSLNLPLRFRTAASASGSHLGSDGGTSDQLLEAGAGDQLRSARLSKSMLARSCRSFSTCKSIHPVKHGKSFSMDQSSVPQPLLPVPSSALPVPESLLINFSDIEREKKPIRSGAGGTVYKAVHKPTGRLYAVKVIYGDPEDSVRSQIFEEFQVLRKVANPNVVKCYDIFDHNSEIQVLLEFMDGGSLKGKYIHDEKALSNLARQILTGLAYLHRRHVVHRDIKPANLLINTRNEVKIADFVGKVLAQTMDPCNSCVGNIAYMSPERINPDLNQDNYDRYAGDIWSFGVSILEIYVGRYPFSVDRYQKGYWFRLTWVICMSQPPEAPSTASREFRHFIACCLQREPNKRFSAAQLLQHPFISGHGGGQTQVDQ; via the coding sequence ATGTCGACGAGAAGTATTTGCGAATCACCTTCAAGTTCTAAACGTCAACACTGGACAAAGAAGCTTCGTAACAAGATTCGTAGCATGTTGTCGATCCACCAACGTTCCGTACCGCAGCCTCCCCGTCCGGTTCCCACGTCGGCTCCGACGGAGGAACTTCCCATCAACTTCTTGGAGCCAGAGCGGGCGATCAACTCCTATCTCAATCAGGGCAGCCTCAACCTCCCCCTCCGGTTCCGTACCGCAGCCTCCGCCTCCGGTTCCCACCTCGGCTCCGACGGAGGAACTTCCGATCAACTTCTTGAAGCCGGAGCGGGTGATCAACTCCGATCAGCTCGGCTTAGTAAAAGTATGTTGGCGAGGTCTTGCAGATCATTTTCAACCTGTAAAAGTATACACCCAGTAAAACATGGTAAGAGTTTCTCCATGGACCAAAGTTCCGTACCCCAGCCTCTTCTTCCGGTTCCCAGCTCGGCTCTTCCGGTACCGGAGTCACTTCTGATCAACTTCTCGGATATAGAGCGGGAGAAAAAACCGATTAGAAGCGGAGCCGGAGGCACGGTCTACAAAGCCGTTCACAAGCCGACCGGCCGGCTCTACGCGGTGAAAGTGATCTACGGAGACCCTGAGGACTCAGTCCGGAGTCAGATCTTCGAAGAGTTCCAAGTCCTCCGCAAAGTTGCTAACCCTAACGTCGTCAAGTGCTACGACATTTTCGATCACAACAGCGAGATACAGGTGCTGCTAGAATTCATGGACGGAGGTTCGTTAAAGGGCAAGTACATCCACGACGAGAAAGCTCTCTCCAATTTGGCTCGGCAGATCCTCACCGGCTTGGCCTATCTCCACAGACGGCACGTCGTCCACCGCGATATCAAGCCCGCTAATCTCTTGATCAACACCCGAAATGAAGTAAAAATTGCTGATTTCGTGGGAAAAGTTTTGGCGCAGACTATGGACCCTTGTAACTCCTGTGTGGGAAATATAGCCTACATGAGCCCGGAGAGGATCAACCCTGATCTCAATCAGGACAATTACGACCGCTACGCCGGCGATATTTGGAGCTTTGGGGTCAGCATCTTGGAAATTTACGTAGGTCGGTACCCCTTCTCTGTGGATCGTTACCAAAAAGGATACTGGTTCCGCTTAACTTGGGTAATATGTATGTCTCAGCCTCCTGAAGCTCCTTCTACTGCGTCCAGAGAGTTCAGGCATTTCATTGCTTGCTGTTTGCAACGAGAGCCGAATAAAAGATTCTCGGCGGCTCAGTTGTTGCAGCACCCATTCATCTCTGGCCATGGCGGTGGACAGACCCAGGTTGATCAGTAG